From the genome of Bradyrhizobium elkanii USDA 76, one region includes:
- a CDS encoding aldo/keto reductase, whose protein sequence is MDARKLGSTGPTVSLIGLGCMGMSDFYGPTDRSESIATIHAALEAGVTLLDTGDFYGMGHNEMLIGEALKSRSRDNLVISVKFGALRDRNYGFLGYDCRPNAVKNFVAYSLQRLGVDHIDIYRPARLDPNVPIEDTVGAMADMIKAGWIRHIGLSEVGSDTIRRAHKVHPIADLQIEYSLISRGIETDILKTCRELGIGISAYGVLARGLISGHWSKNQAGEKDFRLLSPRFQAGNIDTNLALADRLRAIAGEIGASPAQVAIAWVAAQGEDIVPLVGARRRERLAEALGALDVKLTAAHLAALAEAFPPGAAAGGRYPEEHLRHMDSEKPAS, encoded by the coding sequence ATGGACGCACGCAAACTCGGTTCCACCGGCCCCACGGTTTCGCTGATCGGCCTCGGCTGCATGGGCATGTCGGACTTCTACGGCCCGACCGACCGCAGCGAGAGCATCGCCACCATCCATGCTGCGCTCGAGGCCGGCGTCACGCTGCTCGACACCGGCGACTTCTACGGCATGGGCCACAACGAGATGCTGATCGGCGAGGCCTTGAAGAGCCGCAGCCGCGACAATCTCGTGATCAGCGTCAAGTTCGGCGCGCTGCGCGATCGCAACTACGGCTTCCTCGGCTATGATTGCCGGCCCAATGCCGTGAAGAATTTCGTCGCCTATTCGTTGCAGCGGCTCGGCGTCGATCACATCGACATCTATCGCCCGGCGCGGCTCGATCCCAACGTGCCGATCGAGGACACGGTCGGCGCGATGGCCGACATGATCAAGGCGGGCTGGATCAGGCATATCGGCCTATCGGAGGTCGGTTCCGACACCATCCGCCGCGCCCACAAGGTGCATCCGATCGCCGACCTGCAGATCGAGTATTCGCTGATCTCGCGCGGCATCGAGACCGACATCCTGAAGACCTGCCGCGAGCTTGGGATCGGCATATCAGCCTATGGCGTGCTGGCGCGCGGGCTGATCAGCGGGCACTGGTCGAAGAACCAGGCAGGCGAAAAGGATTTCCGCCTGCTGAGCCCGCGCTTCCAGGCCGGCAACATCGACACCAACCTCGCGCTCGCCGATCGGCTGCGCGCCATCGCCGGCGAGATCGGCGCCTCCCCGGCGCAGGTCGCGATTGCCTGGGTCGCAGCGCAGGGTGAGGACATCGTGCCGCTGGTCGGGGCGCGGCGACGCGAGCGGCTCGCCGAAGCGCTCGGCGCGCTGGATGTGAAGCTGACCGCGGCGCATC
- a CDS encoding LysR family transcriptional regulator, with product MQDFDLRDLDAFVAVARTRNFRRAALEQRVSVSSLSQRLRDMEERLGVRLMNRTTRSVALTEAGELLLARVAPAMVNVADAITEVRGLRAEPSGRLRINAPPPAVDLVLAPMIAPFLARYPRVDLDVVAESAFVDVVAQGFDAGVRYGEHLAQDMVAVPLGAPQRYAIVASSAYVAKHGRPMHPKDLLAHPCIRSRFSNGVMFDWEFEKNGRVVKISPPAKLTATHLGLALRAVHDGVGYWATFEGYVRYGVKSGALVSVLDDWCPPFDGPFLYYPSRRQPPPALAAFVSFVADWRKQARRKK from the coding sequence ATGCAGGATTTCGACCTTCGCGACCTCGACGCCTTCGTGGCGGTGGCGCGCACGCGCAATTTCCGGCGTGCGGCGCTCGAGCAGCGCGTCTCGGTCTCCAGCCTCAGCCAGCGCCTGCGCGACATGGAAGAGCGGCTCGGCGTCCGCCTGATGAACCGCACCACCCGCAGCGTCGCGCTGACGGAAGCCGGCGAACTGCTGCTCGCCCGCGTCGCGCCGGCCATGGTCAACGTCGCCGATGCGATCACCGAGGTGCGCGGCCTGCGCGCCGAGCCGTCGGGGCGGTTGCGCATCAACGCGCCGCCGCCCGCGGTCGATCTCGTGCTGGCGCCGATGATCGCGCCGTTCCTCGCCAGATATCCGCGGGTCGACCTCGACGTCGTCGCGGAGAGTGCGTTCGTCGACGTCGTCGCGCAGGGCTTTGACGCCGGCGTGCGTTACGGCGAGCACCTGGCGCAGGACATGGTCGCGGTCCCGCTCGGCGCGCCGCAACGTTACGCGATCGTGGCGTCCAGCGCGTATGTCGCAAAGCACGGCCGGCCGATGCATCCGAAGGATCTGCTGGCGCACCCCTGCATCCGCAGCCGCTTCAGCAACGGCGTGATGTTCGATTGGGAGTTCGAGAAGAACGGCCGCGTGGTGAAGATTTCGCCGCCGGCCAAGCTGACCGCGACCCATCTCGGTCTCGCGCTGCGTGCAGTCCATGACGGCGTCGGCTACTGGGCGACGTTCGAGGGCTATGTCCGCTACGGCGTCAAATCCGGCGCGCTGGTCAGCGTGCTCGACGACTGGTGCCCGCCGTTCGACGGACCGTTCCTCTATTATCCGAGCCGGCGCCAGCCGCCGCCCGCGCTGGCCGCGTTCGTGTCGTTCGTCGCCGACTGGCGCAAGCAGGCACGGCGGAAGAAATAG
- a CDS encoding 2-hydroxyacid dehydrogenase encodes MSVKKKPLVVVTRKLPDSIETRMRELFDARLNLDDTPMTPEQIAEAARTADVLVPTVTDMIREDVINQPDCKLKMIANFGNGVDNIDVAAAHARGITVTNTPKVLTEDTADMTMALILAVPRRLIEGASILTEGKQHWAGWSPTWMLGHRIGGKRLGIVGMGRIGQAVARRARAFGLQIHYHNRRPVAPMIAEELGATYWESLDQMLARMDIISVNCPHTPATYHLLSARRLKLIRKEAYVVNTARGEVIDEDMLIKLIEAGDIGGAALDVYEHEPAVNPKLVRLARAGKVTLLPHMGSATIEGRVEMGEKVIINIRTFLDAHKPPDRVLPSML; translated from the coding sequence ATGTCGGTGAAGAAAAAGCCTCTCGTCGTCGTCACCCGCAAGCTGCCGGACTCGATCGAGACCCGGATGCGCGAGCTGTTCGACGCCAGATTGAATCTCGACGACACGCCGATGACGCCGGAGCAGATCGCCGAGGCGGCGAGGACCGCCGACGTGCTGGTGCCGACCGTGACCGACATGATCCGCGAGGACGTGATCAATCAGCCCGACTGCAAGCTGAAGATGATCGCCAATTTCGGTAATGGCGTCGACAATATCGACGTGGCGGCGGCGCATGCCCGCGGCATCACCGTGACCAACACGCCGAAGGTGCTGACCGAGGACACTGCCGACATGACCATGGCGCTGATCCTCGCGGTGCCGCGGCGCCTGATCGAGGGCGCCTCGATCCTGACCGAAGGCAAGCAGCACTGGGCGGGCTGGTCGCCGACCTGGATGCTCGGCCATCGCATCGGCGGCAAGCGGCTCGGCATCGTCGGCATGGGCCGCATCGGCCAGGCCGTGGCGCGCCGTGCCCGCGCCTTCGGCCTGCAGATCCACTATCACAACCGCCGCCCGGTGGCGCCCATGATCGCCGAAGAGCTCGGGGCGACCTATTGGGAAAGCCTCGACCAGATGCTGGCGCGGATGGACATCATCTCGGTGAACTGCCCGCACACGCCTGCGACCTATCATCTGCTTTCGGCGCGGCGGCTCAAGCTGATCCGCAAAGAGGCCTATGTCGTCAACACCGCGCGCGGCGAGGTGATCGACGAGGACATGCTGATCAAGCTGATCGAGGCCGGCGATATCGGCGGCGCAGCCCTCGACGTCTATGAGCACGAGCCCGCGGTGAACCCGAAGCTGGTGCGGCTCGCCAGGGCCGGCAAGGTGACGCTGCTGCCGCATATGGGCTCGGCCACCATCGAGGGCCGCGTCGAGATGGGCGAGAAGGTGATCATCAACATCCGAACCTTCCTCGACGCCCACAAGCCGCCGGACCGCGTGCTGCCGAGCATGCTGTAG
- a CDS encoding SH3 domain-containing protein produces MAFWRFSSLVALVGSMLSASVMPGHSAKDLSPTTSGLPIPRYVSLKSDHVNVRAGPTKDNDVAWVYTRSGLPVEITAEFENWRRVRDSEGAEGWVYHSLLSGRRTAVVTMKNKDDLASLYDRPDATSAVAARLQAGVVAQVKKCANNWCRVTGSGFDGWIEQQRLWGVYADEKVD; encoded by the coding sequence GTGGCGTTCTGGCGTTTCAGTTCATTGGTGGCGCTGGTCGGAAGCATGCTGAGTGCGTCGGTCATGCCCGGACATTCCGCCAAGGATTTGAGCCCCACCACCAGTGGCCTGCCGATCCCGCGCTATGTCAGCCTGAAGTCGGATCATGTGAACGTCCGGGCCGGCCCGACCAAGGACAATGACGTCGCCTGGGTCTACACGCGGTCGGGGCTGCCGGTCGAAATCACCGCCGAGTTCGAGAACTGGCGCCGGGTGCGCGATTCCGAGGGCGCCGAAGGCTGGGTCTATCATTCCCTGCTGTCCGGCCGCCGCACCGCCGTCGTCACGATGAAGAACAAGGACGATCTGGCCTCGCTGTACGATCGCCCCGACGCCACCAGCGCCGTCGCGGCGCGCCTGCAGGCCGGCGTCGTCGCGCAGGTGAAGAAATGCGCCAATAACTGGTGCCGGGTCACCGGCAGCGGGTTCGACGGCTGGATCGAGCAGCAGCGCCTCTGGGGCGTCTACGCCGACGAGAAGGTGGACTGA
- the irrA gene encoding iron response transcriptional regulator IrrA — protein MNEEVPAVNDDAVHPAARGAGHHPALTGCPWHDVNEMLQSAGLRPTRQRMALGWLLFGKGARHLTAEMLYEEATLAKVPVSLATVYNTLNQLTDAGLLRQVSVDGTKTYFDTNVSTHHHFYLEHNHELVDIPDPNLVLSKMPDVPEGYEISRVDMVVRLRKKR, from the coding sequence ATGAACGAGGAAGTACCGGCTGTGAACGATGATGCCGTGCACCCGGCTGCCCGGGGCGCTGGGCACCACCCTGCCCTGACCGGCTGTCCGTGGCATGACGTCAACGAAATGTTGCAGTCTGCCGGTCTGCGGCCGACCCGCCAGCGCATGGCGCTGGGCTGGCTGCTGTTCGGCAAGGGCGCTCGCCACCTGACCGCTGAAATGCTGTACGAGGAAGCCACGCTGGCCAAGGTTCCGGTGTCGCTGGCGACCGTCTACAACACCCTGAACCAGCTGACCGATGCCGGCCTGCTGCGCCAGGTCAGCGTCGACGGCACGAAAACCTATTTCGATACCAACGTGTCGACGCACCACCACTTCTATCTCGAGCACAACCACGAGCTAGTCGACATTCCCGACCCGAACCTCGTGCTGTCGAAGATGCCCGACGTGCCCGAAGGGTACGAGATCTCCCGCGTCGACATGGTCGTGCGGCTGCGCAAGAAGCGCTGA
- the fabA gene encoding 3-hydroxyacyl-[acyl-carrier-protein] dehydratase FabA, translating into MLDRRGGYEYEDLLACGRGELFGPGNAQLPLPPMLMFDRISEISENGGEFGKGLVRAELEVKPDLWFFGCHFKNDPVMPGCLGLDAMWQMVGFYLGWIGGEGRGRALGLGELKFSGQVLPHARKVVYNIDIKRVMRSKLVLGIADGWLSMDDEIIYRAKDLKVGLFKQGTAPS; encoded by the coding sequence ATGCTGGATCGGCGCGGCGGTTACGAATACGAGGATTTGCTGGCTTGCGGGCGGGGCGAGCTTTTCGGTCCCGGCAACGCCCAGTTGCCGCTGCCGCCGATGCTCATGTTCGATCGCATCAGCGAGATTTCGGAGAATGGCGGCGAGTTCGGCAAGGGACTGGTGCGCGCCGAGCTCGAGGTGAAACCGGATCTCTGGTTCTTCGGCTGTCATTTCAAGAACGATCCGGTGATGCCGGGCTGCCTCGGCCTCGATGCCATGTGGCAAATGGTCGGCTTTTACCTTGGTTGGATCGGTGGCGAAGGTCGTGGCCGCGCGCTCGGCCTCGGCGAACTGAAGTTCTCCGGACAGGTGCTGCCGCACGCGCGCAAGGTTGTGTACAACATCGATATCAAGCGCGTGATGCGGTCAAAGCTCGTGCTTGGAATTGCCGACGGGTGGCTTTCCATGGACGACGAGATTATCTATCGCGCCAAGGACTTGAAGGTCGGGTTGTTCAAGCAGGGCACGGCGCCATCTTGA
- the fabB gene encoding beta-ketoacyl-ACP synthase I has translation MRRVVITGMGIVSSIGNNTQEVLASLYEAKSGISRAEKAAELGFRSQVHGAPTLNPAEVIDRRAMRFLAEGAAWNHVAMEQAIRDSGLEESEVSNIRTGIIMGSGGPSTRTLVEAADIARAKGPKRVGPFAVPKGMSSTASATLATWFKIKGVNYSISSACATSNHCIGNAYETIQIGKQDVIFAGGCEELDWTLSVLFDAMGAMSSKYNDTPATASRPYDLNRDGFVIAGGAGVVVLEELEHAKARGARVYAEVVGYGATSDGYDMVAPSGEGAERCMRMAMSTVNTPVDYINPHATSTPAGDPPEIEAIRKVFGTGDKCPPISATKALTGHSLGATGVQEAIYSLLMLNNGFICESAHITELDPVFADMPIVRKRIDNAKLNTVLSNSFGFGGTNATLVFRRLDA, from the coding sequence ATGAGGCGGGTTGTCATCACGGGGATGGGTATTGTCTCGTCCATCGGTAACAACACCCAGGAAGTGCTTGCGAGCCTCTACGAGGCGAAGTCGGGCATTTCGCGCGCGGAGAAGGCTGCCGAACTTGGCTTCCGCTCGCAGGTGCACGGTGCGCCGACACTCAATCCTGCCGAGGTGATCGATCGCCGCGCGATGCGGTTCCTTGCCGAAGGTGCGGCCTGGAATCACGTTGCGATGGAACAGGCGATCCGCGACTCAGGCCTCGAGGAGAGCGAAGTCTCCAACATCCGCACCGGCATCATCATGGGATCCGGTGGACCGTCGACGCGCACGCTGGTGGAGGCCGCCGACATCGCGCGCGCCAAGGGCCCGAAGCGCGTCGGTCCGTTCGCGGTGCCGAAGGGCATGTCCTCGACCGCGTCGGCGACGCTCGCGACCTGGTTCAAGATCAAGGGCGTGAACTATTCGATCTCGTCGGCCTGCGCGACGTCGAACCACTGCATCGGCAACGCCTATGAGACGATCCAGATCGGCAAGCAGGATGTCATCTTCGCCGGCGGCTGCGAGGAACTCGACTGGACGCTGTCGGTGCTGTTCGACGCCATGGGCGCAATGTCCTCGAAATACAACGACACGCCGGCCACCGCCTCGCGTCCCTACGACCTCAACCGCGACGGCTTCGTGATCGCCGGCGGCGCTGGTGTCGTGGTGCTGGAAGAGCTCGAGCATGCCAAGGCGCGCGGCGCCAGGGTCTATGCCGAGGTCGTCGGCTACGGCGCGACCTCCGACGGCTACGACATGGTGGCGCCGTCGGGCGAGGGCGCCGAGCGCTGCATGCGCATGGCGATGTCGACGGTGAACACGCCGGTCGATTACATTAATCCGCATGCCACGTCGACGCCCGCCGGCGACCCGCCGGAGATCGAGGCGATCCGCAAGGTGTTCGGTACCGGCGACAAATGCCCGCCGATCTCGGCGACCAAGGCGCTGACCGGCCATTCGCTCGGCGCCACCGGCGTGCAGGAAGCGATCTATTCGCTGCTGATGCTGAACAACGGCTTCATCTGCGAGAGCGCGCATATCACCGAACTCGATCCGGTGTTTGCCGACATGCCGATCGTGCGCAAGCGCATTGACAACGCCAAGCTCAACACCGTGCTGTCGAACTCGTTCGGCTTCGGCGGCACCAATGCCACGCTGGTGTTCAGGCGGCTTGACGCGTGA
- the fabV gene encoding enoyl-ACP reductase FabV, translating into MIIEPRVRGFICTTAHPVGCATNVREQIAYVLKQGPVADCPKRVAVLGCSTGYGLASRIVATFAGGADTIGVSLEREPSEKKSASAGWYNNRAFEIEAEKIGRSPLTLEGDAFSDEMKKNFIERVREKFGQLDLLVYSMAAPVRTDPDTGKTYRSVIKPLGAPVEIKTLDTETGEVFQTTLEPASEEQTAATVAVMGGDDWKRWIDQLADAGVLAPGFRTLNYTYIGSELTWPIYWNGTLGRAKVDLDSKAEAIRGRLGADAARVVALKAVVTQASSAIPVVPLYGTVLFKVMKQLGLHEGCIEQIDRLFRTKLGKGVALDDAQRVRVDDWELSPEVQTEVSRRWPLLTTETLGELADLGEYKSQFLRLFGFGIDGVDYTQDVDPRIVPG; encoded by the coding sequence ATGATTATTGAACCGCGCGTGCGAGGCTTCATCTGCACGACGGCACATCCCGTCGGCTGCGCCACGAATGTCCGCGAACAGATCGCCTATGTTCTGAAGCAGGGCCCGGTCGCCGACTGCCCGAAGCGCGTTGCCGTGCTCGGCTGTTCGACGGGGTATGGCCTCGCGAGCCGCATCGTCGCGACCTTCGCCGGCGGCGCCGACACCATCGGCGTGTCGCTCGAGCGCGAGCCGTCGGAAAAGAAAAGCGCCAGCGCCGGCTGGTACAACAACCGCGCCTTCGAGATCGAGGCCGAGAAGATCGGACGCTCGCCGCTCACGCTCGAGGGTGATGCCTTCTCCGACGAGATGAAGAAAAACTTCATCGAGCGGGTGCGCGAGAAATTCGGACAGCTCGACCTGCTGGTCTACAGCATGGCGGCTCCGGTCCGGACCGATCCCGACACCGGCAAGACCTATCGTTCGGTGATCAAGCCGCTCGGCGCCCCGGTCGAGATCAAGACGCTCGACACCGAGACCGGCGAGGTGTTCCAGACGACGCTCGAGCCGGCGAGCGAGGAGCAAACAGCGGCCACCGTCGCGGTGATGGGCGGCGACGACTGGAAGCGCTGGATCGACCAGCTGGCGGATGCCGGCGTGCTGGCGCCGGGCTTCCGGACGCTCAACTACACCTATATCGGCAGCGAACTGACCTGGCCGATCTATTGGAACGGCACGCTCGGCCGCGCCAAGGTCGATCTCGACAGCAAGGCGGAAGCGATCCGGGGCCGGCTCGGCGCGGACGCCGCCCGCGTCGTCGCGCTGAAGGCCGTGGTCACCCAGGCGAGCTCGGCGATACCGGTGGTGCCGCTCTATGGCACGGTGCTGTTCAAGGTCATGAAGCAGCTCGGCCTCCATGAAGGCTGCATCGAGCAGATCGACCGCCTGTTCCGGACGAAGCTCGGTAAGGGCGTCGCGCTCGATGACGCGCAGCGCGTCAGAGTCGACGACTGGGAGCTTTCGCCCGAAGTGCAGACGGAAGTGTCGCGGCGCTGGCCGCTGCTTACCACCGAGACGCTCGGCGAACTGGCCGATCTCGGCGAGTACAAGAGCCAATTCCTCCGCCTGTTCGGTTTCGGCATCGACGGCGTCGACTACACGCAGGACGTCGATCCCCGCATCGTGCCGGGTTAG
- a CDS encoding glutathione S-transferase family protein → MIKLYWSPRSRSFSAIWLLEESGLPYERVLTDISTGAQKSPEFLKINPMGKVPALTDGDAQLAEAAAICAYIADRYPETKLAPAATDPKRARYLQWLFFSPSCIEPALIQLFTKLEVPTSTAAWGSAAQVFDVLDAELQKAPWILGDQFSVADIAIGAGLNFAVRVFKMVPPRPSFEAYIGRCVARPAFQRAEKIAAG, encoded by the coding sequence ATGATCAAGCTATACTGGTCGCCGCGCTCGCGCTCGTTCTCCGCCATCTGGCTGCTGGAGGAATCCGGTCTGCCATACGAACGGGTGCTGACCGACATCAGCACCGGCGCGCAGAAATCGCCGGAGTTTCTCAAGATCAACCCGATGGGCAAGGTGCCGGCGTTGACCGACGGCGACGCGCAGCTCGCCGAGGCCGCCGCGATCTGCGCCTATATCGCCGACCGCTATCCCGAGACCAAACTCGCACCGGCAGCGACGGACCCGAAGCGGGCGCGCTATCTGCAGTGGCTGTTCTTCTCGCCGAGCTGCATCGAGCCGGCGCTAATCCAGCTCTTCACCAAGCTCGAAGTGCCGACCAGCACCGCAGCATGGGGCAGCGCCGCGCAGGTGTTCGACGTGCTCGACGCCGAGCTGCAGAAGGCGCCGTGGATCCTCGGCGATCAGTTCTCCGTCGCCGACATCGCGATCGGCGCGGGACTGAACTTTGCGGTGCGCGTCTTCAAGATGGTGCCGCCGCGGCCGTCGTTCGAGGCCTATATCGGCCGCTGCGTGGCGCGGCCCGCGTTCCAGCGCGCGGAGAAGATCGCGGCGGGGTGA
- the istB gene encoding IS21-like element ISBj11 family helper ATPase IstB codes for MSTTNVVDTARLNLLLNELRLPAIKVLWPQFAEQSDKEGWPAARFLATIAEHEIAERSRRRIERHLVEARLPTGKTFDSFDFEAVPMISKAQMTALAAGDGWLNKGANLLLFGPPGGGKSHLAAAIGLALIENGWRVLFTRTTDLVQKLQVARRELNLEGAINRLDRFDLVILDDLAYVTKDQAETSVLFELISARYERRSLLITANQPFGEWNKVFPDPAMTLAAIDRLVHHATIVEMNVESYRRRTALERKRGPGRPPEHATQKTLA; via the coding sequence ATGAGCACAACCAACGTAGTCGACACCGCGCGCCTCAATCTGTTGCTCAACGAGCTGCGGCTGCCCGCCATCAAGGTGCTGTGGCCGCAATTTGCCGAGCAGTCCGATAAGGAAGGCTGGCCGGCGGCGCGCTTCCTCGCCACCATTGCAGAGCACGAGATCGCTGAACGCAGCCGTCGCCGCATCGAGCGCCATCTCGTCGAGGCGCGGCTGCCCACCGGAAAGACCTTTGACAGCTTCGACTTCGAAGCCGTACCGATGATCTCCAAGGCGCAAATGACCGCGCTCGCCGCCGGCGACGGCTGGTTGAACAAGGGCGCCAATCTGCTGCTGTTTGGTCCGCCCGGTGGCGGCAAGAGTCACTTGGCAGCAGCAATCGGCTTGGCTCTCATCGAGAACGGATGGCGCGTCCTCTTCACCCGCACCACCGATCTCGTGCAGAAGCTCCAGGTGGCGCGCCGCGAACTCAACCTCGAGGGTGCCATCAACCGCCTCGATCGCTTCGATCTCGTTATCCTTGACGATCTTGCCTATGTCACCAAGGACCAGGCCGAGACCAGTGTGCTGTTCGAGCTCATCAGCGCACGCTACGAGCGACGCTCTTTGCTGATCACCGCCAATCAGCCCTTTGGAGAATGGAACAAGGTCTTTCCGGACCCAGCTATGACCCTCGCGGCGATCGATCGCCTTGTTCACCACGCCACCATCGTCGAGATGAACGTCGAGAGCTATCGCAGGCGGACTGCCCTCGAGCGAAAGCGTGGTCCAGGGCGGCCACCGGAGCACGCGACACAAAAAACGCTCGCTTGA
- the istA gene encoding IS21-like element ISBj11 family transposase, which yields MPGRHITDHQMRLYMKYRQTDSPPVAAAKASFSTSTAYRIEQDRRLPSQKKAPRGRRRPDPLARVFETEIVPMLKAAPGVRPVTIFEELLRRHPELGAGIRRTLERRIRAWRAIHGEEQEVIFRQTHEPGQRGLSDFTDMGELGVTIAGVPLDHRLYHFRLAYSGFEHAHVVLGGESFIALAEGLQNALWSLGGAPREHRTDSLSAAFCNLDRDAKDDLTRRYEDLCAHYGMRPSRNNRGIAHENGAIESSHGHLKRAVGDALLLRGTADFDDLAAYRGFIDEIVSRRNARNAKRIDSERTALQDLPDRRTSDYEEVIVHVTSSGGFTLRKVFYTVPSRLIGHRLRVRLYDDHLDVFVGGTHLLTLPRGRPHPNGKHDQVVDYRHVIHSLRRKPMALLNLVYRDQLFPREAYRRAFDVLRKRLPDKKACRIMVDLLALAHERGCEAELADQLTADLNDGRLPDLNRLRTHFAPDPAQMPNVVVRLAPLATYECLIGTAEIGGAA from the coding sequence GTGCCAGGCCGACACATTACCGATCACCAAATGAGGCTCTACATGAAGTACCGTCAGACCGATAGCCCGCCCGTGGCCGCCGCCAAGGCGTCGTTCAGCACCTCGACCGCTTACCGGATCGAGCAGGATCGACGCCTTCCGTCGCAGAAGAAGGCTCCTCGCGGCCGTCGCCGGCCAGATCCCTTGGCCCGCGTATTTGAGACAGAGATCGTGCCGATGCTGAAGGCCGCCCCCGGTGTGCGGCCGGTCACGATCTTCGAGGAGTTGCTCCGACGCCATCCTGAGCTCGGCGCCGGCATCCGTCGCACGCTGGAGCGCCGGATCCGGGCCTGGCGGGCGATCCACGGCGAGGAGCAGGAGGTCATCTTCCGGCAGACCCACGAACCCGGTCAGCGCGGCCTGTCCGACTTCACCGACATGGGCGAATTGGGTGTCACGATCGCGGGCGTGCCGCTCGACCATCGTCTCTATCACTTCCGGCTGGCCTATTCCGGGTTTGAGCACGCCCATGTCGTGCTCGGCGGTGAGAGCTTCATCGCTCTGGCCGAAGGCCTGCAGAATGCCTTGTGGTCACTCGGTGGAGCGCCACGGGAGCATCGCACCGACAGCCTGTCGGCCGCCTTTTGCAATCTCGACCGCGACGCCAAAGACGATCTGACGCGGCGATACGAAGACCTCTGTGCCCATTACGGCATGCGCCCCTCCCGCAACAATCGTGGCATCGCCCACGAGAACGGGGCGATCGAGAGTTCGCATGGCCATCTCAAGCGGGCGGTCGGCGACGCGCTGTTGCTGCGTGGCACCGCCGACTTCGACGATCTCGCTGCCTATCGTGGCTTCATCGATGAGATCGTCAGCCGCCGCAATGCCCGCAACGCCAAGCGGATCGACAGCGAACGTACCGCACTTCAGGATCTGCCGGACCGCCGCACGTCGGACTATGAAGAGGTGATCGTCCACGTGACATCGTCCGGCGGCTTCACCTTGCGCAAGGTGTTCTACACGGTGCCGTCGCGCTTGATCGGCCATCGGCTGCGGGTGCGCCTGTATGACGATCACCTCGACGTGTTTGTCGGCGGCACGCATCTCCTCACCTTGCCGCGCGGGCGGCCGCATCCCAATGGCAAGCACGATCAGGTCGTCGATTATCGGCACGTGATCCATTCCTTGCGGCGCAAGCCGATGGCGCTCCTCAACCTGGTCTACCGCGACCAGCTGTTCCCCCGGGAAGCTTACCGCCGAGCCTTCGACGTCTTGCGCAAACGCTTACCGGACAAGAAGGCCTGCCGGATCATGGTCGATCTCCTCGCACTCGCCCATGAGCGCGGTTGCGAGGCCGAACTCGCCGATCAGCTCACGGCCGACCTGAACGACGGCCGGCTGCCCGACCTCAACCGGCTACGTACTCACTTCGCCCCGGATCCCGCCCAGATGCCGAACGTCGTGGTGCGCCTCGCACCGCTCGCCACCTATGAATGCCTCATCGGTACTGCCGAGATCGGAGGTGCCGCATGA
- a CDS encoding superoxide dismutase: MSSMSRRHLIIAAGGIAAAAATSRAAFAQATAQAPAGPFKIDPLAYPTNALEPHIDAKTMEIHHDRHHQAYVTNLNNFAKDNPQIAEKPVVEVLANLGSVPEAIRTGVRNNMGGHANHTMFWQIMGPNGGKADGDVLAAIDSDLGGMEKFQTDFNAAGGRVFGSGWVFVTVTKDGKLAIETRPNQDNPIMDGKRALLGNDVWEHAYYLTYQNRRPDYLKAWWNTVNWKAVAERYAAAKAGTLGV, from the coding sequence ATGTCCTCGATGTCCCGACGCCATTTGATCATCGCAGCAGGCGGCATCGCCGCGGCCGCCGCCACATCGCGCGCAGCGTTCGCGCAGGCCACGGCGCAGGCTCCAGCCGGACCGTTCAAGATCGATCCGCTGGCCTATCCCACCAATGCGCTGGAGCCGCATATCGACGCCAAGACGATGGAAATCCATCACGACCGGCATCATCAGGCCTATGTCACCAACCTCAACAATTTCGCCAAGGACAATCCGCAGATCGCCGAGAAGCCGGTCGTCGAGGTGCTCGCCAATCTCGGCAGCGTGCCGGAGGCGATCCGCACCGGCGTGCGCAACAACATGGGCGGCCACGCCAACCACACCATGTTCTGGCAGATCATGGGACCGAACGGCGGCAAGGCGGACGGCGACGTGCTCGCCGCGATCGATAGCGACCTCGGCGGCATGGAAAAATTCCAGACCGATTTCAACGCCGCCGGCGGGCGCGTGTTCGGCTCCGGCTGGGTGTTCGTCACCGTCACCAAGGATGGCAAGCTCGCGATCGAGACGCGGCCGAACCAGGACAATCCAATCATGGACGGCAAGCGCGCGCTGCTCGGCAACGACGTCTGGGAGCACGCTTATTACCTGACCTACCAGAACCGCCGGCCCGATTATCTGAAGGCGTGGTGGAATACGGTGAACTGGAAGGCCGTGGCCGAGCGTTATGCGGCAGCGAAGGCCGGCACGCTCGGCGTGTGA